The genomic window ACAAAGCCAGCAGATTTGTCTATATGTAAACTTGACTTGATACTGTATAGTTAGAAATTGTCGCTTACTAAGTAAGCCTGGCAATGCGATCAAGTAAAAGGGTGAGTTTGATGTCAAAATTTTACCCGATCTTAGGCACAGACCACAAGAAGTAGGTGAAATTTGGTTTATAGGCGTTGACATCAGGGTGATTTAAAATGCCAACTCTCAAGCAAAAAGATGAAATAGGAAGTAATTTTGATAGTATTGATTATGCTAAGTATACTATCATGGCATACTTCAGAAAAATCAGTCTTTGCGAAGAATGCCTGCCAAATGTAGCCTGTCAAGGAATGATCTATTTGTGAAGTCACAGGAGGAAGAGCTATTAGATGGACAAGATGAAACTCCCAAACAGAGTTTATCTTGGACTCAAGCACTCTTGGCAACCACAGGGCTATTCCAACAGATTTCCCTTTCACAAGTACAACAAATTTCTCCTACTGCTTTAGCATATTTGGGGGATGCAATTTATGAGTTGTATGTTAGAATGTTCTATCTGCTGCCATTGCAGCGGTCAGGAATTTACCATAGTCTGGTAGTGGAGCAGGTAAGAGCGGAAACACAAGCGCTACATTTGCGATCGCTGATTCCTCATCTAAGAGACACTGAATTAGAAATTGTCCGACGGGGTAGAAACGCCGCTACAGGACGCCCAAAGCGACTTAATCCCGAAATTTATCAACAGGCAACTAGTCTAGAAACCTTAATTGGCTACTTATATCTCACCGATTACCAGCGTCTAACCGAACTGTTGCAAATACTTCATGTA from Nostoc sp. UHCC 0926 includes these protein-coding regions:
- a CDS encoding Mini-ribonuclease 3, which encodes MKSQEEELLDGQDETPKQSLSWTQALLATTGLFQQISLSQVQQISPTALAYLGDAIYELYVRMFYLLPLQRSGIYHSLVVEQVRAETQALHLRSLIPHLRDTELEIVRRGRNAATGRPKRLNPEIYQQATSLETLIGYLYLTDYQRLTELLQILHVEKE